A window from Drosophila subobscura isolate 14011-0131.10 chromosome O, UCBerk_Dsub_1.0, whole genome shotgun sequence encodes these proteins:
- the LOC117897078 gene encoding soluble calcium-activated nucleotidase 1, translating to MQQSPAFAYRELETSPRAMYMRDWRSALRTPTYRIGNRTVRFNYHFALLVVCVVALVLLFYFARQGSRSSSDGYWLRKSIVDAKSLDGRAVTEAYNSTYPLTPPLGLRGGVINYRIAMIADLDKSSKIAKADGSSTWRSYLKKGYLTFTVSKPEIQISWDDEAPTALESAFSLKGRGMELSELVTFNGRLLSFDDRTGLVYEIVGDKPIPWVILLDGDGHSAKGFKSEWATVKQQTLYVGSMGKEWTTSMGDFENNNPMYVKAISASGAVRSLNWVDNYKQLRQQSLQISWPGYMIHESGAWSDHKQRWFFLPRRCSKEKYNETKDEHMGCNVLVSADENFNSIQTIRLAPENTAPSHGFSSFKFLPGTDDSIIIAIKSEELNGKTSTFITAFDVASGKTLLPEARIETDYKYEGFEFI from the exons ATGCAACAAAGCCCAGCCTTCGCGTATAGGGAGCTGGAGACCTCGCCGCGCGCCATGTACATGCGCGACTGGCGCTCTGCCCTGCGAACACCCACGTATCGTATCGGAAATCGAACAGTCCGATTCAATTATCACTTTGCCCTGCTCGTCGTCTGCGTTGTGGCTCTGGTGCTGCTCTTCTACTTCGCCCGCCAGGgctcccgctcctcctccgatGGCTACTGGCTCCGCAAGAGCATCGTCGATGCCAAGAGCCTGGATGGCAGAGCTGTCACGGAGGCGTACAACTCCACCTACCCACTGACGCCCCCCTTGGGGTTGCGTGGCGGCGTAATCAACTACCGGATCGCCATGATAGCAGATCTAGATAAGAGCTCGAAGATAGCGAAGGCCGACGGCAGCAGTACGTGGCGGAGCTACCTCAAAAAGGGCTACCTCACGTTCACCGTGTCGAAGCCGGAGATCCAAATAAGCTGGGACGACGAGGCTCCCACGGCGCTGGAGTCGGCCTTTTCGCTGAAGGGGCGTGGCATGGAGTTGTCGGAGCTGGTGACCTTCAACGGGCGCCTGCTCAGCTTCGACGATCGCACGGGCCTCGTCTACGAGATAGTCGGCGATAAGCCCATTCCCTGGGTGATACTGCTCGACGGGGATGGGCACAGCGCCAAGGGATTCAAGTCGGAGTGGGCGACGGTCAAGCAGCAGACGTTGTACGTCGGCTCCATGGGCAAGGAGTGGACGACGAGCATGGGCGACTTCGAGAACAACAATCCCATGTACGTGAAAGCCATATCGGCCAGTGGGGCAGTGCGCTCCCTGAACTGGGTGGACAACTAcaagcagctgcggcagcagtCGCTGCAAATCTCCTGGCCCGGCTACATGATACACGAGAGTGGGGCGTGGTCGGACCACAAGCAGCGGTGGTTCTTCCTGCCGCGTCGCTGCTCCAAGGAGAA ATACAACGAAACCAAGGACGAGCACATGGGCTGCAATGTCCTGGTGTCGGCCGATGAGAACTTCAACAGCATTCAGACGATTCGGCTCGCTCCAGAGAACACCGCGCCCTCGCACGGCTTCTCCAGCTTCAAGTTCCTGCCGGGCACCGACGacagcatcatcatcgccatcaAGTCCGAGGAGCTCAATGGCAAGACCTCAACCTTCATCACGGCGTTTGACGTGGCGTCGGGCAAGACCCTCTTGCCGGAGGCGCGCATCGAAACGGACTATAAGTACGAGGGATTCGAGTTCATTTAG
- the LOC117899421 gene encoding solute carrier family 35 member G1 encodes MTENLELHQFQEGTHTAEVSNRWLERLKTRVNCPYLGIILATLSSLFFSLCSVIVKGLVDVNPMELAAFRFVGVLLPTIPILIYTRQPVFPEGTRVILLMRCFMGTTGLMLSFYAFRHMPLADASVIIFSTPVFVAIFARAFLKEPCTMFNVITINITLVGVVLITRPPFVFGDTSPPPDGTQLTGRPYDIWGPVAAFSSTLFGANVYILLRALKNLHFSVIMTNFGATALVYTLIVSASIGAVCWPSCGRDRWLVVVLGVFSFLGQILLTLSLQIEQAGPVAIARCVDIVFAFIWQMIFFGETPNGYSMFGALMVISSVILTALKKWAMTLPRESSLRKRLRLILME; translated from the coding sequence ATGACGGAAAATCTGGAGCTGCACCAGTTCCAGGAGGGCACCCACACGGCGGAAGTGTCGAATCGCTGGCTGGAGCGTCTGAAGACGCGCGTCAACTGTCCATACTTGGGCATCATCCTGGCCACGTTGTCCTCCCTGTTCTTCTCGCTGTGCTCGGTGATCGTCAAGGGACTGGTGGACGTCAATCCCATGGAGTTGGCGGCATTCCGCTTCGTGGGAGTTTTGCTGCCGACCATTCCCATTCTGATATACACCCGCCAGCCAGTGTTTCCGGAGGGGACACGTGTCATCCTGCTGATGCGCTGCTTCATGGGCACCACGGGCTTGATGCTCAGCTTCTACGCCTTCCGTCACATGCCGCTGGCCGATGCCAGCGTCATCATCTTCTCCACGCCCGTCTTCGTGGCCATCTTCGCACGCGCCTTCCTCAAGGAGCCTTGCACCATGTTCAATGTGATCACCATCAACATAACGCTGGTCGGCGTCGTCCTCATCACACGGCCGCCCTTTGTGTTTGGCGACACGTCACCTCCGCCGGATGGGACGCAGCTAACAGGCAGGCCATACGACATCTGGGGCCCAGTGGCAGCCTTCTCGTCCACGCTCTTTGGGGCCAACGTCTACATCCTGCTGCGGGCCCTCAAGAATCTGCACTTCTCCGTGATCATGACCAACTTCGGAGCCACTGCCCTCGTGTACACCCTGATAGTGTCCGCCTCCATCGGAGCCGTGTGCTGGCCCAGCTGCGGCCGTGACCGCTGGCTGGTCGTCGTTCTCGGCGTCTTCAGCTTCCTCGGCCAAATAttgctcactctctcgctgcaGATCGAGCAGGCAGGACCAGTGGCAATCGCCCGATGTGTCGACATCGTGTTCGCCTTCATCTGGCAGATGATCTTCTTTGGCGAGACGCCCAATGGATACTCGATGTTCGGAGCCCTCATGGTGATCAGCTCGGTCATTCTCACGGCGCTCAAGAAGTGGGCCATGACCCTGCCACGGGAGTCATCCCTCCGCAAGCGGCTGCGACTCATCCTAATGGAATAG
- the LOC117897077 gene encoding exonuclease 3'-5' domain-containing protein 2: MSVEKTKKFAIFAAGVGLVYVLVRHRHSLLSRLRRNSRSSPLRNSRVEVINSNSDPATQVVLNELRTHCQSFKVVGFDCEWITVGGSRRPVALLQLSSHKGLCALFRLCHMKQIPKDLRELLEDEAVIKVGVAPQDDAKKLAHDYGVGVASTLDLRFLAVMAGHKPEGLGKLAKTHADFVLDKNWRLACSNWEAKQLEPTQIKYAANDALAAVAIFQKLSRDLEPRNFWDWRPLNEHTLRPKIEPFLDVDFARGFNINLSKDGRRAPSSGSQKQTKFTPKSPQCRHLGTQSRVFYDNCLLQAPDGELLCTMDRRKASWYLAQNLGTKVSEDPFTVRLSFEPAGRAVGEVGRYYQTPKENQCVVCGNREAFIRKNVVPHQYRKHFPMCMKTHTSHDVLLLCPPCHQLSNISDLRVHCKLAAKCDAPFKHSEGNVKYHIDPELKRVKSAAKALLFNGHRIPAQKLEEMRRTLLDFYKDHTEVTEQLLREASEVEYRMENEDYCQHGEKVVQMYRHEFGGLIELERMWREHFLHTMKPQFLPDLWNVNHNADRLEVRASEGRVDNADLLVAGLKAMPRNAQ; the protein is encoded by the exons atgagcgtagaaaaaacaaaaaaatttgccatttttgctgCAGGAGTGGGTTTGGTCTATGTCCTGGTGCGTCACAGGCACTCGCTGCTGTCCAGGCTGCGGCGGAACAGCCGATCAAGTCCGCTGCGCAATAGTCGCGTAGAAGTCATCAATTCCAACTCGGACCCAGCCACGCAAGTCGTCCTCAACGAGCTACGAAC TCATTGTCAGAGCTTCAAGGTGGTCGGCTTCGATTGCGAGTGGATCACGGTGGGTGGCAGCAGGCGACCCGTCGCCCTCCTCCAGTTGAGCTCTCACAAAGGGCTTTGTGCGCTCTTCCGCCTGTGCCACATGAAGCAGATACCCAAGGATCTGCGCGAACTGCTCGAGGACGAGGCCGTCATCAAAGTGGGAGTAGCTCCGCAGGATGATGCCAAGAAGCTGGCCCACGACTACGGAGTGGGAGTGGCGAGCACGTTGGATCTGCGATTTCTGGCCGTGATGGCCGGACACAAGCCCGAGGGCCTGGGGAAGCTGGCCAAGACACACGCAGACTTCGTGCTGGACAAGAACTGGCGGCTGGCATGCTCCAACTGGGaggccaagcagctggagccCACCCAAATCAAGTACGCGGCCAACGATGCCCTGGCTGCCGTGGCCATTTTCCAGAAGCTCTCCAGGGACCTGGAGCCACGCAACTTCTGGGACTGGCGCCCATTGAACGAGCACACGCTTCGACCCAAAATCGAGCCCTTCCTGGACGTGGACTTTGCCAGGGGCTTCAACATCAATCTGTCCAAGGATGGGAGGCGTGCGCCCAGTTCTGGTTCCCAGAAGCAGACAAAATTTACGCCAAAAAGTCCGCAATGCCGCCACCTCGGCACCCAGTCGAGAGTCTTTTATGACAACTGCCTGCTGCAGGCCCCCGACGGGGAGCTTCTCTGCACCATGGATCGCCGCAAAGCCTCCTGGTACCTGGCACAGAATCTGGGCACCAAAGTCAGCGAGGATCCGTTCACAGTTCGGCTGAGCTTTGAGCCCGCGGGACGGGCCGTGGGGGAAGTGGGACGCTACTACCAGACGCCAAAGGAGAACCAGTGCGTGGTGTGCGGCAATCGTGAGGCGTTCATCCGCAAGAATGTGGTGCCGCATCAGTACCGCAAGCACTTCCCGATGTGCATGAAGACGCACACCTCCCacgatgtgctgctgctgtgcccgCCCTGCCACCAACTGAGCAACATTTCGGATCTGCGCGTCCACTGCAAGCTGGCTGCCAAGTGCGATGCCCCGTTCAAGCACAGCGAAGGCAACGTCAAATATCACATTGATCCAGAGCTAAA GCGAGTGAAGTCCGCTGCCAAGGCTTTGCTCTTCAATGGCCACCGCATACCCGCGCAGAAGTTGGAGGAGATGCGGCGTACCCTGCTGGACTTTTACAAGGACCACACCGAGGTCACGGAACAGCTGCTGAGGGAGGCGTCGGAGGTGGAGTATCGCATGGAGAACGAAGACTACTGCCAGCATGGTGAGAAGGTGGTGCAGATGTATCGCCATGAATTTGGGGGCCTCATCGAGTTGGAGCGGATGTGGCGAGAGCACTTCCTGCACACCATGAAGCCGCAGTTTCTGCCCGACCTGTGGAACGTCAATCACAATGCCGATCGCCTGGAGGTGAGAGCCAGCGAGGGACGCGTGGACAATGCAGACTTGCTCGTGGCGGGACTGAAGGCGATGCCCAGGAACGCACAAtag